In Chitinophaga oryzae, the sequence CATGGGCGATAACGGTTTCTTTCAGGACTTAACGGTGAGCCAGACTTCAAAAATCAGCGGCACCGCTTTCTCCAACGGCCTGCAAAGCCCCACCAGCAATATCAACAGCCTCACTATTACCAATAATCTGAAGACAGACGGCACAACCATCGCAATGATCGGAGGAGGGCATCTTCTCAAGTTCGGTATCGCTTTCGATATCCTGGAGGTAACGGCAAAGACAGATGGTTTCGCCATTATTACAATAAACCCTAAGGACTGCGACACCAACGTAGCATCCAGCTGTACTATCACCTATGGCCTTCAGCAGTATACCGTCAACGGCATGGTGCTGGAAGAAGACAGTACCGCAGACATTCCCCAATCCGGATACTGTTGTATTCCCATCCGGAACGGAGACACGTGGAGCTGCAGCGGGAGCAACAGCGGAGGCGACAAAGTGCCGCTGATCTCCGTTTTTTGGGTCCCCCTTGGCGGTGGTAGTGATTCGTACACCACGTCAGGAGGAAATTAATTACCACATAAATCACCTCACTATGTCTTCTCCATCTTCGCAAGACCTTACACCCGGATTCACTATTTCTTATCTGCTCATGAGTCAGAACGGCACTCCTTCGACCGTCTTTGAAGCCGGCAGCGCCATCGACTTCTCCTGGGAAAGCACCGGCGACTATTTCCTGTTGTATGAAGGCAACAATACCACTCCCATCTTTCAGGGCAATGGTAAAAGCACTACGATAGCCCAGGGACCATCGGTAGATACCACTTTTACCCTGGAAGCCCAATCCGGCGGCGACAAACTGTATAAGGCAGTTACCGCCATCATTACCAATCCAACCCTGACGCCCAGTAGCATGACCGTTACCGGCGCCCATACCGATAAAAGTGACCTGATCGTGGTTGGTAATTCTACATTCAATCAACTGGACGTAAAAGGCAAAGTAGCGTTTCCCGACCCTGACAATCCCGACTTCCAGATCAGCGGTTATCTGCAAACCAACTGCGCCATTAATGTGTCAGGCGATACTATCGTCAAGGGAACTTTAAACGCAGACGGCGCCACCACACAAAACATTACCGTGAACAACAGCCTGACGGCGCTCCAATGTGCAGTAACGTTGTTCAGCGACAGCGTCTCTGTTTATAATGGTAACGATGCCGTCACCCAGACATTTACCGCTAACTGTGACGGCTATCTGATGGCTTACATACTGCCGGATTTCAACGTTTGGAGTAAGATAACGCTGACACTGGGCAAATATTCCTTCGCGGTATCAGGCGGCCATATCATCAATGCCTACGGCAAGGATGTCACTTCCAACTCGCTGTTGTTACCTGTCGCCAACGGTACATCATTAACCTACGCTACCTCCTATAAGCCGTCCAGGCCTCTGGCATTTACCCTGCTTTGGTATCCCATCGGCAAAAGCGCTTCGGAGAAAGATACATTTGCAGTCAGGGATACCCGGCCGGAGGAATTGCCGGCACCAGTGCCGGACATGGCGGCGATCCAGGCGGCAAGAGAAGCCGCCTGGGTGGAAACTGCCAATGCCTTCATTCAAAACGTTGAACGGGCCAGTAACAAAGAAATCGGTGAAGACATGAAGCGGTTATTGAATGAAAAACTAATGGCGTTGCGGCAGGCAGGGTTATCTGCCGCTAACCGGCTACCAAACCGGCTTTGATCACCTCGTTCGTATGCCGGATAGTGGCTTCCGGCCAGAGCATATCCGGATGAAAAGCACGCGGCGGTGTCCCGGTCAGCGTGTGCAAAGGCCAGGCAGGGTCAGCCAGGGCAGCCTTTCCTATAGAGACGAGGTCGGCATGCGATTCTTTGAGGGCCCTGGCGGCCCTTGTCAGCTGGTGCATGCCACCGTTGGCGATGATCACCCTGCCTGTTATCTGTTTGGCCAGTGCGGCATATGAAGCGCCGTTGCTGTAAAAACTGTCCCGTTCCCACTCGCCGCTTTGAACGGCAATATGAATAAAATCAGGAGCAGCTTTGCTGACTTCTTCCAATACTTCAACGGCCATGGCAGCCCCGTCCTTCCAGCGGTATCGGAGGTCGTTCACTTTCCCTTCAGACAGCCGTATACCGACCAGGAAATGTGCCGGCGCCACCGCCCTGATGGCCTGGATAATTTCCGCGACGATCCGGAAACGGTTGCCGGTGCTGCCTCCGTATGGATCGTCACGAACATTCAGTTCGGGGGTAAGAAACTGATCGAGCAGGTAACCGTTGGCCGCGTGTAGCTCCACTCCATCAAAACCGGCCTGCAGAGCGATCCGGGCGGCGTTCACAAAACCCTCTTTAGCAGCATGGATGTCTTCCAGGCTCATGGCTTTCGGAAAGGGAAAAGCACCTGTACCGCCATACTGCGCCATCTTAACGCCTACAGGCTGTATAGCGGAAGGGGCGATCGTTTCCTGGTAGTACTGGGACAGCGCCCCTGCATGCATCAGCTGAGCAATCATCAACGCGCCATGTGTTTTTACCTGTTTCACTACCGGTCGCCAGGAGGCTGCGTGCGCATTGGTGGTGAGCCCGGGCTGATGCGGATACCCTTTGGCGGCTACCTCGTCCGTATAGTTGCCTTCTGTGATGATCATAGAGAAACCGCCCCGGGCAAAAGCGGTGTAATAGGCTTCCATCTCCGCGGTGGCCAGTCCTTCGGCGGTGGCGCTTACGCGCGACATAGGCGCTACCACCAGCCTGTTTTTCAGTGGATGTGCGGACCATGGCAACGGGTGAAATATGGGATGCTTTGCAGTGTTCATATGTGATAAATTATGAACACAAAACTACAGAGCGGGTTTTCGTTGTAAGTTAAAGTAGTATAATAAAGGGCGTTAAAGTAGTTTAATTTTGAGGGGTTTAACACTGCAGAAAAAAATCCTGCTTTGGACAGGCAGCTATCTACATTGGCCTGCCGGCATGGTAAATCTCCACCATATCCTTTGGACGGTTTATCCTGAAGAAAAGCAGCCAGGCGTATTTTTTGTCAACGATGCAAAACTCCCGTTCATCCTGTCCGGAAGACAGATATATCAACTCTCTCAATGCCTGGTATCGACAGTCGTATACCTGGAAGTCTGCACCCATTGGGATCTTGACAAACAGCACCCAGTAGTTGCGTCCATTGTCCAACATGGGTAATTCCTCATTGTATAATTGTTTGAGCGTGCAGCGCCTGGTGAGGGAGCCATGTTTTAACAGGCCAGCCCTGTTTTCGGATGTAATAAAATTCAGCAGGGTGGTTTTAAACAAGCGCGTGACTATTTTCTCAAATATCTCAGGGCCGGCCCGGAATGGATCCTTGAATCCATCGGGGAACCTCTTTTTTATCAAGTCCAGTTTTTCGTTCCAATACATGTTTACGGATTGTTTACAGTCACTTCACCCGTTTGCGCCAGGCAGGTTACCTGGCTTGCGGCGGTTTTAATCTGGCTTATTGCCTGGTAAATTTAAATTATACATATTTGTGAAATAAAAACAATTTTAATCAGCTTTTTTATGGCGATATATATTGTAAGTGACCTGCTGAATGCAAGAGCCGGGATATATAAATGGCCATTTAAATTCAAGTTGATGCCCGAAATCAAAATAAGCATTTTGCATGAAGAGAACATTTACATTAATTACAATTGTAATATTTTCAATTATCGCCCTCTCAGCCCTGGTGTATTACGTTAGAATGGACGGCTTCGCATTCGCGTGGGCGTTGAGCTTCCTGCTGATGCTATGTGTTTCCGTTTTCACGGATGCGCTGAAAAGTCCTCTTGATTCCCCTTACTATGAGCCAAAAGAATGGGAACGGAAAGGAAAAATATACGAGCGCTTTGGCATCAATTTCTTCAGAAAACTATTGGTCTGGATCGGTTGGGAAAAAGTCATCCGGAAAACTTTCCCGATAGAAAATAACACCAGCGCCTTAACGAAATTATATTATCAAACAAAAAAATCTGAGCTGGACCACCTGATTATACTGGTCGTGGTCCTCGGATTTAACGTTTTTGTGGCTGTCAGGTTTGGTATTGTCAAATCTTTATGGTTGCTGGGATTGAACGTCTTCATGAACCTCTATCCTGTTTTTCTCCAACGATATAATCGCCCGCGCGTGAAGAGAGCGATGAATTTGAGTAAACGGAGAAAAACTTCCGACAGTCTGGTGGATTGATAGTATAGTAGCATAAAGTTACCCCTGGCAGTCAGGGAGATTTTACTATCTTACACCCACACTCGTTTTAACCCGAAAAATGTCTACCGAATGTTCAACACACTGGTACCCCTCATGGGATCTGCTATTGATTCCGCAGCCATCATTACTTTTTTGGAGCAGCACGGATTCAAATATCCCAAAAAGCCTTTTATATCCAATCGCGCCACAGATACATCCTACTGGATTGAAAACAAGAAACTAGGAATTGACCTGCTGTTTAATGCTCAGCCATATCTTGAAATATACCCGCTGATACAGGGAGCCAAAAAAGGAATATTTGTCCCACGACTGGTAACTGCCAGGTGGTATAACAATAAATCGTCGACCATCTTTCCGGGGCAGGTAGACTTCCATGACTCCTTTGAGCGCCTGAATACG encodes:
- a CDS encoding glycosyl-4,4'-diaponeurosporenoate acyltransferase CrtO family protein; its protein translation is MKRTFTLITIVIFSIIALSALVYYVRMDGFAFAWALSFLLMLCVSVFTDALKSPLDSPYYEPKEWERKGKIYERFGINFFRKLLVWIGWEKVIRKTFPIENNTSALTKLYYQTKKSELDHLIILVVVLGFNVFVAVRFGIVKSLWLLGLNVFMNLYPVFLQRYNRPRVKRAMNLSKRRKTSDSLVD
- a CDS encoding oxidoreductase, which translates into the protein MNTAKHPIFHPLPWSAHPLKNRLVVAPMSRVSATAEGLATAEMEAYYTAFARGGFSMIITEGNYTDEVAAKGYPHQPGLTTNAHAASWRPVVKQVKTHGALMIAQLMHAGALSQYYQETIAPSAIQPVGVKMAQYGGTGAFPFPKAMSLEDIHAAKEGFVNAARIALQAGFDGVELHAANGYLLDQFLTPELNVRDDPYGGSTGNRFRIVAEIIQAIRAVAPAHFLVGIRLSEGKVNDLRYRWKDGAAMAVEVLEEVSKAAPDFIHIAVQSGEWERDSFYSNGASYAALAKQITGRVIIANGGMHQLTRAARALKESHADLVSIGKAALADPAWPLHTLTGTPPRAFHPDMLWPEATIRHTNEVIKAGLVAG